A genomic window from Camelina sativa cultivar DH55 chromosome 2, Cs, whole genome shotgun sequence includes:
- the LOC104718863 gene encoding AT-rich interactive domain-containing protein 2-like, whose amino-acid sequence MAGCSGSNFSSGPYIDVRVEYLNECENRLKKLFRQALLFFLEEEANGKPLPVILGNGKKVNLFKLFVFVCEIDGFDSVSWNGLWELVAEKLGLDSSVSPTLRLVYSKYLNRLEKWVMENSRKVKLEDPVVRKIGSYVGLLHELGFGLKSFLENGKRQKRNRAVALGCKNIEESHHRKKLRHDNNNEGVGTSCPVVSDASVVCLEQQVDIPEMLKWLTSVAISPHDPSIGVIPHSWKWKKFTGKEYYIQVIKAKNALLLQRHNAAVRFTYSPLMGNLTVHPSMYDDQRPSLGSLRYSTRNPKVSKHQSSGREVIAGTCRATGLQVPKQPQFPRRNVGVGPRYQAVVDEWTEPGLESDSKWLGTRVWPPLENNEAVEDLVGKGRAKSCSCDTLISNSVECIRFHIAENRMELRRDLGDVFFHWRFNQMGEEVSLRWTEREEKKFKMMMISNPKSLWKNAARLFRGKNREELVHYYFNVFLINRRRYQNRVTPRHIDSDDDSESFGSVGPSYGRSAVTSPDSDIMICSQNSQCGEVID is encoded by the exons ATGGCAGGATGTTCAGGTTCCAATTTTAGTTCAGGTCCATACATTGATGTTAGGGTTGAGTATTTGAATGAATGTGAGAACAGGTTAAAGAAATTGTTTCGTCaagctcttttgttttttcttgagGAAGAGGCTAATGGAAAGCCTCTGCCTGTTATTCTAGGTAATGGtaaaaaagttaatttgtttaagCTGTTTGTGTTTGTCTGTGAGATAGATGGGTTTGATTCTGTGTCTTGGAATGGGTTGTGGGAGTTAGTGGCTGAGAAGTTAGGCTTGGATAGTTCAGTTTCTCCAACTTTGAGATTGGTTTACTCCAAGTATTTGAACCGGTTGGAGAAATGGGTGATGGAGAACTCGAGGAAAGTGAAGTTGGAAGATCCGGTTGTTAGAAAGATAGGTTCTTATGTGGGTTTGTTACATGAGCTAGGGTTTGGATTGAAGAGTTTCTTGGAAAATGGAAAGCGTCAGAAACGTAACAGAGCTGTGGCATTAGGTTGTAAGAATATTGAAGAGTCCCACCATAGGAAGAAACTTAGAcatgataataataatgaagGAGTAGGAACGTCTTGTCCTGTTGTTAGTGATGCGTCTGTTGTATGTCTTGAGCAACAAGTAGATATACCGGAAATGCTGAAGTGGCTGACTTCAGTTGCAATATCTCCTCATGATCCTTCCATTGGAGTTATACCACACTCTTGGAAATGGAAGAAGTTTACTGGCAAGGAGTATTACATCCAAGTCATTAAAGCCAAAAACGCTTTGCTTCTTCAGAGACACAATGCTGCAGTCAGATTTACCTATTCTCCACTAATG GGTAACCTAACTGTGCATCCGTCTATGTATGATGATCAACGACCGTCGTTAGGGAGTTTAAGATACAGCACTAGGAATCCGAAGGTATCAAAACACCAATCTAGTGGCAGAGAGGTTATTGCAGGAACATGTAGAGCCACAGGCTTACAAGTGCCAAAGCAACCCCAGTTCCCGAGAAGGAATGTTGGTGTAGGACCTCGTTACCAAGCCGTAGTGGACGAATGGACAGAACCGGGTTTGGAGAGCGATAGTAAATGGTTAGGAACCCGTGTATGGCCGCCGTTAGAAAACAATGAAGCTGTAGAAGATTTGGTTGGAAAAGGAAGGGCAAAGTCTTGCAGCTGTGACACCCTCATATCTAACTCTGTGGAATGCATTAGATTCCACATAGCCGAGAACAGAATGGAGCTAAGACGTGACCTCGGCGATGTCTTTTTCCATTGGAGGTTCAATCAAATGGGAGAAGAAGTGTCTCTAAGATGGACAGaacgagaagagaagaagtttaagatgatgatgatctcgaATCCTAAGTCTTTATGGAAAAATGCTGCAAGGCTCTTCCGTGGAAAGAATAGAGAGGAACTCGTGCATTACTACTTCAATGTGTTCTTGATCAACCGTAGAAGATATCAGAACCGTGTGACTCCAAGGCATATAGACAGTGATGACGATAGTGAATCTTTTGGTTC